Below is a window of Streptomyces spongiicola DNA.
GACGGAGATGTCTACAGCGAGCTGCTGCGTTCCTATGACGAGGGCGTCGCCGAGTTCCTCGGTCTCGAACGGGTGAAGCCGAACACCTTGGGTAACAGCCGGATGCTTCTGCACCTGTGATCCCGCCGCGGCGGCAGCGCAAGCGTGACTCGGCCGCTGTACCGAACCCTATGTCCGAATCGCGTACGTTTCCCGCGTTCCCCGGGTTCTGAACCTCTGCCGAGGGTTTGTGTTTTCCAGAGAAAAGCGGTTTCCTTTCCGCGTACTGCATTTTCGATGAAAGGAAATCCGGTGGCACAGAAGGTTCAGGTCCTTCTTGTCGATGACCTCGACGGCGGCGAGGCGGACGAGACGGTGACGTTCGCTCTGGACGGCAAGACCTACGAGATCGACCTCACCACCGCCAATGCGGACAGGCTCCGCGGTCTGCTGGAGCCGTACACCAAGGGCGGCCGGCGCACCGGCGGCCGCGCCGCGGCCGGCCGCGGAAAGGGTCGTGCCGCGAGTTCGGCGGGTGGCAAGGACACCGCCGAGATCCGGAAGTGGGCCAAGGAGAACGGCTACAGCGTCAATGACCGCGGCCGCGTTCCGGCCGAGATCCGCGAGGCCTACGAGAAGGCCAACGGCTGAGCCCGGGTATGCGGCCCCGCCGCACCCGTGCGCATGAGGCGGGCCCGGTGGCAGGCGTTCGCCGCCGCGTCCACGAGCCGCACCAGATCGGGGGCGCCCCCGTCGTCCCCGGACCCGGCCCCGGCGCGCCCCGGGGCGCCGAACGCCGGCAGTGACGGTTCCACCTCGCGCCCCGGTTTCGGGGGCCGCAGCCACACGGCGGCCCCCGGCGGCGCCCCGGCCGGGGCGGCGCGCCCCGGGGGCGCCGGGGCGGGCACGGACCCGCCCCGCCCCAGGGCGCTCAGCTCCAGGCGGATCCCGCCCCACTCCAGCCAGTCGAGCAGTGACGGCAGTTCCTCCGCGGTGCCTGCCGCGACCAGCAGCAGCACGCCGTCTCCCGCTCGCGCGACCGGACCGGTGCGCACGCCGAACCGCAGCAGGGCCCTCCCGGCGTCCGCCGGAAGCCCCAGCACGTCGAAGCGCAGCCCGGTGGTCAGCCGTACCGGTGGCCCTTCGGCCGCGGCCCAGCCAAGCTCGTTCCTGTACCACCTCGCGCTGCCGTCATCGAACGGCACACGAGGCACCGGGAGAGTGAAGGCCATGCCCCGGGAACCGCCGGGAGGACCCGTCGGTTACGCAAGGTCCGGCGTGCGTCACCGGGAGTTCTGGTGAGGAGGTGGCAAGGGTGTGTTCGGGGGCGCAAGGGTGTTCGCCCGTAGCTGAGGGAACCGTCGCGCGCCGCATGGAGTGTCGGTCCATACGGGTAAGACATCCCTAGTGGGGACGGGTGAACCGCGGGCTCTGGGGTCTCACGTTCGCCATCGGCGTACTGATGGCACGGGTAACTGCCTGGCCTGCGGGAACATCGTCTCGCACCATCGGGTTGGAGCATTTGTCGGCGTTCGGGGCAGGAGGCCACAGACGGGTGTCGGCAGTTGGAATGAGCGGTCCCCGCTTGCGGGACTAAGCTGCGGAAGGACAGGGAGGGGATCGACCCCTAACTGACTGACCGCTCTGAGGAGCGATTAACGATGTTCGAGAGGTTCACCGACCGCGCGCGGCGGGTTGTCGTCCTGGCTCAGGAAGAAGCCCGGATGCTCAACCACAACTACATCGGCACCGAGCACATCCTCCTGGGCCTTATCCACGAGGGTGAGGGTGTCGCCGCTAAGGCCCTGGAGAGCCTCGGGATTTCGCTCGAGGCGGTCCGCCAGCAGGTGGAGGAGATCATCGGGCAGGGCCAGCAGGCCCCGTCCGGGCACATCCCCTTCACCCCGCGTGCCAAGAAGGTCCTGGAGCTGTCGCTCCGGGAGGCTCTCCAGCTGGGCCACAACTACATCGGCACGGAGCACATCCTGCTCGGCCTGATCCGCGAGGGCGAGGGCGTCGCCGCCCAGGTCCTGGTCAAGCTGGGCGCCGACCTCAACCGGGTGCGGCAGCAGGTCATCCAGCTGCTCTCCGGCTACCAGGGCAAGGAGGCCGCCACCGCGGGCGGCCCGGCCGAGGGCACGCCCTCGACCTCCCTGGTCCTCGACCAGTTCGGCCGCAACCTCACCCAGGCGGCCCGCGAGTCCAAGCTCGACCCGGTCATCGGGCGCGAGAAGGAGATCGAGCGGGTCATGCAGGTGCTGTCCCGCCGCACCAAGAACAACCCGGTCCTCATCGGCGAGCCCGGCGTCGGCAAGACGGCCGTCGTCGAGGGACTGGCGCAGGCCATCGTCAAGGGCGAGGTGCCCGAGACCCTCAAGGACAAGCACCTCTACACCCTCGACCTCGGCGCACTGGTCGCCGGCTCCCGCTACCGCGGTGACTTCGAGGAGCGCCTGAAGAAGGTCCTCAAGGAGATCCGCACCCGCGGCGACATCATCCTGTTCATCGACGAGCTCCACACCCTGGTGGGCGCGGGAGCCGCCGAGGGCGCGATCGACGCCGCCTCCATCCTCAAGCCGATGCTGGCCCGGGGCGAGCTGCAGACCATCGGTGCGACGACGCTCGACGAGTACCGCAAGCACCTGGAGAAGGACGCGGCCCTGGAGCGCCGCTTCCAGCCGATCCAGGTCGCGGAGCCGTCCCTGCCGCACACGATCGAGATCCTGAAGGGCCTGCGCGACCGCTACGAGGCGCACCACCGGGTCTCCATCACCGACGAGGCACTGGTCCAGGCCGCGACCCTGGCCGACCGGTACATCTCGGACCGCTTCCTGCCGGACAAGGCGATCGACCTGATCGACGAGGCGGGCTCCCGGATGCGCATCCGCCGGATGACCGCTCCGCCGGACCTGCGCGAGTTCGACGAGAAGATCGCCGGCGTCCGCCGGGACAAGGAGTCCGCGATCGACTCCCAGGACTTCGAGAAGGCGGCTTCGCTCCGCGACAAGGAGAAGCAGCTGCTGGCGGCGAAGGCCAAGCGGGAGAAGGAGTGGAAGGCCGGCGACATGGACGTCGTCGCCGAGGTCGACGGCGAGCTGATCGCCGAGGTCCTGGCCACGGCCACCGGCATCCCGGTCTTCAAGCTGACGGAGGAGGAGTCCTCCCGTCTGCTCCGCATGGAGGACGAGCTCCACAAGCGCGTCATCGGCCAGAAGGACGCCATCAAGGCGCTGTCCC
It encodes the following:
- a CDS encoding histone-like nucleoid-structuring protein Lsr2; amino-acid sequence: MAQKVQVLLVDDLDGGEADETVTFALDGKTYEIDLTTANADRLRGLLEPYTKGGRRTGGRAAAGRGKGRAASSAGGKDTAEIRKWAKENGYSVNDRGRVPAEIREAYEKANG
- a CDS encoding SCO3374 family protein, which produces MAFTLPVPRVPFDDGSARWYRNELGWAAAEGPPVRLTTGLRFDVLGLPADAGRALLRFGVRTGPVARAGDGVLLLVAAGTAEELPSLLDWLEWGGIRLELSALGRGGSVPAPAPPGRAAPAGAPPGAAVWLRPPKPGREVEPSLPAFGAPGRAGAGSGDDGGAPDLVRLVDAAANACHRARLMRTGAAGPHTRAQPLAFS
- a CDS encoding ATP-dependent Clp protease ATP-binding subunit; its protein translation is MFERFTDRARRVVVLAQEEARMLNHNYIGTEHILLGLIHEGEGVAAKALESLGISLEAVRQQVEEIIGQGQQAPSGHIPFTPRAKKVLELSLREALQLGHNYIGTEHILLGLIREGEGVAAQVLVKLGADLNRVRQQVIQLLSGYQGKEAATAGGPAEGTPSTSLVLDQFGRNLTQAARESKLDPVIGREKEIERVMQVLSRRTKNNPVLIGEPGVGKTAVVEGLAQAIVKGEVPETLKDKHLYTLDLGALVAGSRYRGDFEERLKKVLKEIRTRGDIILFIDELHTLVGAGAAEGAIDAASILKPMLARGELQTIGATTLDEYRKHLEKDAALERRFQPIQVAEPSLPHTIEILKGLRDRYEAHHRVSITDEALVQAATLADRYISDRFLPDKAIDLIDEAGSRMRIRRMTAPPDLREFDEKIAGVRRDKESAIDSQDFEKAASLRDKEKQLLAAKAKREKEWKAGDMDVVAEVDGELIAEVLATATGIPVFKLTEEESSRLLRMEDELHKRVIGQKDAIKALSQAIRRTRAGLKDPKRPGGSFIFAGPSGVGKTELSKTLAEFLFGDEDALISLDMSEFSEKHTVSRLFGSPPGYVGYEEGGQLTEKVRRKPFSVVLFDEVEKAHPDIFNSLLQILEDGRLTDSQGRVVDFKNTVIIMTTNLGTRDISKGFNLGFAAQGDVKTGYERMKAKVNDELKQHFRPEFLNRVDDTVVFHQLSQDDIIQIVDLMIAKVDERLKDRDMGIELSQEAKLLLAKKGYDPVLGARPLRRTIQREIEDLLSEKILFGELRPGHIVVVGTEGEGEEKKFTFRGEEKSALPDVPPIEQAAGGSGPNLSKDA